In one Myxocyprinus asiaticus isolate MX2 ecotype Aquarium Trade chromosome 1, UBuf_Myxa_2, whole genome shotgun sequence genomic region, the following are encoded:
- the mthfs gene encoding 5,10-methenyltetrahydrofolate synthetase (5-formyltetrahydrofolate cyclo-ligase) isoform X3, giving the protein MASLRSAKQALRKEIKKLLAAMSDHEKLRQSQVVSRKLFQHPKYLSSQRIAVFLNMHDEVHTEDILQDIFKRGKVCFIPRYFTNSSHMDMLRLNDPEDINTLAVTSWNIRQPGEEDTEREEALTTGKWMKIWIARRSPSDPLECSVEHRVISTRPARWRLYGHSFKLDVTSLCHEATPESSNELRLHTVG; this is encoded by the exons ATGGCATCCCTGCGTTCAGCAAAGCAAGCTTTGAGAAAAGAAATTAAGAAGCTATTGGCTGCAATGAGTGATCATGAGAAACTTCGGCAGTCTCAAGTTGTCTCACGAAAG TTGTTCCAGCACCCTAAATACCTGTCCAGCCAACGTATCGCTGTCTTCCTCAACATGCACGATGAGGTGCACACAGAGGACATCCTCCAGGACATCTTCAAGAGGGGAAAAGTGTGCTTCATCCCCAGATACTTCACCAACAGCAGTCATATGGACATGCTACGACTGAACGACCCAGAGGACATCAACACCCTGGCCGTCACGTCTTGGAACATCCGTCAGCCAGGGGAGgaggacacagagagagaggaagcCCTGACTACAG gcaaatggatgaagatatggattgctcggcggtctccttcggatccgttagagtgttcggtggaacacagagtaatctcaactcgtccagcgagatggagattgtatggccacagtttcaagttggacgttacttccttgtgccacgaggctacacctgagagcagcaatgagctgcgtctacacacg